GGACAGCAGCGGCGTCAGCACGGCGCAGGCGAGCTGGAAGAGCAGGTAGATGTTGTTCTGCCCGACGGTGCCGATGTGCAGGCTCCGGCCGACCTCGGGGAGGAGCGGGGTCAGATAGCCCTGGACGATGCCGCTGAACAGGACGACGACGGCCATCGTCGCGACCATGGCCGGGCCGGAGCTGACCGCTCTCGGCCCGCGTCCCGTTCCCGATATGTGTGTGGACACAGCTTCACCTCTGGGTCTTCTGGTGGCCGGAACCGAATGTGGTCGCTACTGTGCGGGCCGAGGCACGGGCGGCCCCGAATATTCATGGATTCGTACGTACGGAGTGCTTGTGATGCGAGAAACGGTCACCGCCAGCGAGCTCGACCTCGCTCTGGTGAACGCCCTCCAGCTGCGGCCCCGGGCGTCCTGGTCGGAGCTCTCCCCGCTGCTCGGCGTGACGGCGGGCACGCTGGCGCGGCGGTGGGACCGGCTGACGCGGGCGGGGCTCGCCTGGGTGTACGCGGCGCCGGGCCGTGAGTTCACCCGCAACCGCTGCACGGCGTTCGTGCTGCTGCGCTGCCGGCCTCAGGAGCGGTCGCGGCTGCTGGCGGAGCTGAGCGTGCTCCCGGAGGCGGTGACGATCGAGGTGACGGCCCCCGGCAGCTCCGACCTGCTGCTCGACGTGCTCGCCCCCGACCTGCCCTCGCTCAGCCGCTTCCTCACACAGGACCTGGACCGGCTGCCGGGCGTCGAGTCGGTCAGCGCGCTGTTCGCCACCTCGCTGTACGTGGAGGGCAGCCGCTGGCGGCTGCGCTCCCTCGACCCCTCGCAGCTCACGGCGCTCGGCAGTCAGGCTGCGGCGCAGCATCCGGTGCGCGGGCTCGAACTCGACCCCGTGGACCGGGCCCTGCTCGGCGAACTCGTCCGTGACGGGCGCCTCGGCCTCGCCGAACTCGCCGAGCGCACCGACACCAGCCCGCCCACCGTGCGCCGCAGGCTGCGCCGTCTCACGGACTCGGCGGTCCTGACGTTCCGCTGCGACATAGCCTCCGCGCTCGCGGGCCATCCGGTCCCGGTGTCGCTCCTCGGCCGGGTCCCCGCGCGGGACATCGGCACCGTCCACCGCACGCTCGCCGCGCTGCCGGAGTGCCGGCTGGTCGCGGCCGTCACGGGTCCCGCGAACATCTTCGCCACGCTGTGGGTGCACGACCTGGGTGACATCCAGCGCCGCGAGACCGCGCTGTGCGCCCGGCTGCCCACGCTCACTGTGACGGACCGCATCGTCGGTCTGCACACGGTCAAGCGCATGGGCCATCTGCTCGACGAGGAAGGGCGCCGGGTCGGCGTCCAGCCCATCTCCCCCTGGTAGTCGCGGCGGCTTCGTCAGACGAGGCGGGTCGGCGGAACACCCGCCAACTCCCTTACGTCGCGTGCCAGATGGGCCTGGTCGGCGTATCCCGCCCGCGCGGCCGTCTCGGCGAGCGGCACTCCCCCGCGGGCCAGCGCGAGGGCGCGTTGCAGGCGCAGGACGCGGGCCAGGGTCTTGGGTCCGTAACCGAACGCGGCGAGGGAGCGCCGGTGCAGGCTGCGGGCGCCGAGCCCGGCGCTGTCGGCGGTCTCGGCGACGGTGCGGCCCGCGC
The DNA window shown above is from Streptomyces sp. NBC_01445 and carries:
- a CDS encoding Lrp/AsnC family transcriptional regulator; the protein is MRETVTASELDLALVNALQLRPRASWSELSPLLGVTAGTLARRWDRLTRAGLAWVYAAPGREFTRNRCTAFVLLRCRPQERSRLLAELSVLPEAVTIEVTAPGSSDLLLDVLAPDLPSLSRFLTQDLDRLPGVESVSALFATSLYVEGSRWRLRSLDPSQLTALGSQAAAQHPVRGLELDPVDRALLGELVRDGRLGLAELAERTDTSPPTVRRRLRRLTDSAVLTFRCDIASALAGHPVPVSLLGRVPARDIGTVHRTLAALPECRLVAAVTGPANIFATLWVHDLGDIQRRETALCARLPTLTVTDRIVGLHTVKRMGHLLDEEGRRVGVQPISPW